Proteins from one Desertifilum tharense IPPAS B-1220 genomic window:
- a CDS encoding bacterioferritin: protein MRELDTPKATSLLNAIMEFELAGVVRYTHYSLMVTGPNRIPIVNFFKAQANESLLHAQQAGEILTGLEGHPSLRIAPIEETYQHSVKDILEESLNHEKKALELYKELLEVVENASVYLEEFARTQIGQEEMHNIEIKKMLRDFS, encoded by the coding sequence ATGAGAGAGCTAGATACCCCAAAAGCAACGAGTTTACTAAATGCCATTATGGAATTTGAGTTAGCGGGTGTGGTTCGCTACACGCACTACTCTTTGATGGTAACGGGCCCCAATCGCATTCCGATTGTCAATTTCTTTAAGGCTCAAGCCAATGAGTCATTGTTGCACGCTCAACAAGCTGGAGAGATTTTAACAGGATTGGAAGGTCATCCCAGTTTGCGAATTGCCCCGATCGAGGAGACTTATCAGCATTCTGTTAAGGATATTTTGGAAGAAAGTTTGAACCACGAAAAGAAGGCGCTAGAACTCTATAAGGAGTTGCTGGAAGTCGTAGAAAATGCTAGCGTTTATCTCGAAGAGTTCGCGAGAACGCAGATTGGTCAAGAAGAAATGCACAATATCGAAATTAAGAAGATGTTGCGCGATTTTAGCTAA
- a CDS encoding SDR family oxidoreductase, with protein MKGKAVLILGATSSMARSLCCKLAQQGAILHLAGRDAPELERIACDIAIRYQTPVTWSRVDATQHDTHPEFFQQVLERLGRLDGVMVTLGELGEQAQAQQDFQQAYRILSSNYTGVVSLLTPIANYLEKQQGGFIVGVSSVAGDRGRQSNYIYGSAKGGLSLFLQGLRNRLTPAGVQVLTVKPGFVDTKMTFGKPGMFLVASPEQVADDILKALSQNRDILYTPSFWWGIMAIIRSIPEPLFKRMKL; from the coding sequence ATGAAGGGGAAAGCCGTTTTAATTTTGGGGGCAACTTCTAGCATGGCGCGATCGCTGTGTTGTAAACTGGCACAACAAGGCGCAATATTACATTTAGCGGGTAGAGATGCGCCGGAATTAGAACGCATCGCCTGCGATATCGCCATCCGCTATCAAACGCCAGTAACGTGGAGTCGGGTAGATGCGACGCAACACGATACCCATCCCGAATTCTTCCAGCAAGTCTTAGAACGTTTAGGTCGCTTAGATGGGGTTATGGTTACTTTAGGGGAATTGGGCGAACAGGCGCAAGCGCAACAAGATTTTCAGCAAGCCTATCGCATTCTCAGTTCTAACTATACAGGGGTGGTGTCTCTGTTAACCCCGATTGCGAACTACCTCGAAAAGCAACAAGGCGGGTTTATTGTCGGAGTTTCCTCAGTGGCGGGAGACAGAGGACGCCAAAGTAATTATATCTATGGATCGGCTAAGGGGGGATTGAGTTTATTCTTACAAGGGTTACGCAACCGTCTCACCCCAGCAGGAGTACAAGTTTTGACGGTGAAACCGGGGTTTGTCGATACTAAAATGACGTTTGGGAAACCGGGGATGTTTTTAGTGGCGTCTCCCGAACAAGTCGCCGATGATATCCTCAAAGCGTTAAGCCAAAATCGAGATATCTTGTATACCCCTAGCTTTTGGTGGGGAATTATGGCGATAATTCGGTCTATCCCGGAACCTCTATTTAAGCGAATGAAGCTGTGA
- a CDS encoding FAD-binding oxidoreductase, which produces MVVQSSVSGWGRYPSIDANLERPEKLATVASLAQTPEKIIARGKGRSYGDAALNSRILLTERLNRMLAFNPETGVLRCEAGVTFQEILEIFIPRGWFPSVTPGTKFISVGGAVACDVHGKNHHREGGFSSFVRSFSLVLANGDRIPCSRTENPELFWATIGGMGLTGIMTEVEFSLQPIETAYIRCRTLKADNLEAALERFEQYDAQYQYSVAWIDCLARGNALGRSVLMLGNHATVSQLSPPQQANPLYLPPKPRRRVPLTPPAGLLNRYTMQAFNSLYYHLKREGECIQDYDTFFYPLDFVEDWNKLYGKPGFIQYQCVFPLETSRQGLTRILELCSKQGWGSFLAVLKRLGSQEGWLSFPMAGYTLALDMAVKPGLWEFLDQLDKVVLEYGGRVYLAKDARLSAEALRLMYPQLPQWLAVKSQVDPHNQFSSVLSQRLQLHL; this is translated from the coding sequence ATGGTCGTACAATCATCTGTATCTGGATGGGGAAGATACCCCAGTATTGACGCAAACCTCGAACGTCCAGAAAAACTGGCGACAGTTGCTAGCTTGGCGCAAACTCCTGAGAAGATTATAGCCAGGGGGAAAGGTCGCAGTTATGGCGATGCAGCTTTAAATTCTCGCATCCTGTTAACCGAACGTTTAAATCGGATGCTGGCGTTTAACCCAGAAACGGGGGTATTGCGATGCGAAGCTGGCGTCACGTTTCAAGAAATTTTAGAGATTTTTATCCCGCGAGGTTGGTTTCCTAGCGTTACCCCAGGAACCAAGTTTATCAGCGTTGGGGGTGCGGTGGCTTGTGACGTGCATGGGAAAAACCATCATCGGGAGGGGGGATTTTCTAGCTTTGTCCGCAGTTTTAGCCTAGTATTAGCCAATGGCGATCGCATTCCCTGTTCCCGCACTGAAAATCCTGAGCTATTCTGGGCGACAATTGGAGGTATGGGGTTAACGGGAATTATGACTGAAGTCGAATTTTCCCTACAACCCATTGAAACAGCCTATATTCGCTGTCGTACCCTAAAAGCGGATAACTTAGAGGCGGCGTTGGAACGGTTTGAACAATACGACGCACAATATCAGTATTCTGTAGCTTGGATTGATTGTCTAGCTAGGGGTAACGCTTTGGGACGTAGCGTGTTAATGTTAGGCAATCATGCGACGGTTTCGCAGCTTTCTCCCCCACAGCAAGCCAACCCTCTGTATCTTCCCCCCAAACCTCGCCGACGAGTACCGCTTACTCCGCCAGCAGGGTTACTCAACCGCTACACGATGCAGGCGTTTAACTCGTTGTACTATCATCTCAAACGCGAAGGCGAATGTATCCAAGATTACGATACTTTCTTCTATCCCCTCGACTTTGTAGAAGATTGGAATAAGCTGTATGGAAAACCGGGGTTTATCCAATATCAATGCGTTTTTCCCCTAGAAACCAGCCGCCAGGGGTTAACGCGCATTTTAGAATTGTGTTCTAAACAAGGATGGGGTTCCTTTCTGGCGGTGTTGAAACGTTTAGGTTCCCAAGAGGGGTGGCTGTCTTTCCCGATGGCGGGTTATACCTTGGCGTTGGATATGGCGGTAAAACCGGGGTTGTGGGAATTTTTAGACCAGCTAGACAAAGTTGTGCTTGAATATGGGGGACGCGTGTATTTAGCCAAAGATGCGCGCTTAAGTGCAGAGGCGTTGCGTTTAATGTATCCTCAACTTCCCCAATGGCTGGCGGTAAAATCTCAGGTTGACCCGCACAATCAGTTTAGCTCGGTTTTGTCGCAACGGTTGCAACTCCACTTATGA
- a CDS encoding glycosyltransferase family 39 protein, translating into MKRTLQDLALLSLISLVLGMAGGVAKYHPDTVVWKAIQTFLENGWNPQFFNYPGLVIYGHALVYASLFQILPIFGMDWAAQWQAGSLTEFTPFFLVPGHFVTLVFSLLGVLCTYGVTWELTRRRYPSLLAGLVLATSFLWVSHSHYLTVDIPLAALCMAALGLTLYFTRQNAPLGVGKLCVLGIVLGLATSAKYNGILVYPAMVAALGLRREKLGGWRWVRDSLIVLGMSAIAFSLTNPFIWLDSQSFTSFQDAIAFEANHAQTGHYGYETDNGWLFHLRHSLYYGYGLLPLILAGIGLIALLKNRAIPHFQKLPILGFLILFYALIGGSTLAFGRYMLPMLPGLAVLTAIGVSAIAQSWQAQFKIKTQIASGAIALLLLAPQTANAVLHNQIIAQTDTRTQLSRLLEDEVWQQTPINVYSGGYTRQNLLRSHLPIDRYLTHRSQNPEYYQTGFAQLQAQQASLDWMVFDSFSHDRMLYSSPPLSVPFPFNPEVPGGVVQISPYQRDKAEIPFSPESLYGPYLPDLAYRKQPGPLIEIYSTREAQIQQILDACQRQNIPCQSQVGNRGYYWQMLQ; encoded by the coding sequence GTGAAGCGTACTCTCCAAGACTTAGCGTTATTATCGTTGATTAGCCTGGTTTTGGGAATGGCTGGGGGTGTCGCCAAGTATCATCCCGATACGGTGGTTTGGAAAGCGATACAGACTTTTCTGGAAAATGGCTGGAACCCTCAGTTTTTTAATTATCCTGGATTGGTTATTTACGGTCACGCCTTAGTCTATGCCAGCCTATTCCAGATTTTACCGATTTTTGGGATGGATTGGGCTGCTCAATGGCAGGCGGGAAGCTTAACGGAGTTTACGCCTTTTTTTCTGGTTCCCGGACATTTTGTGACGCTGGTATTTTCTTTATTGGGGGTTTTGTGTACCTATGGGGTAACGTGGGAGTTAACCCGGAGGCGATACCCTAGTTTGCTGGCGGGTTTGGTACTGGCGACTTCGTTTCTTTGGGTGTCGCATTCCCATTATTTGACGGTAGATATTCCCCTGGCGGCGTTGTGTATGGCGGCGTTGGGGTTGACGTTATATTTTACCCGCCAAAACGCACCATTAGGGGTGGGAAAATTATGCGTTTTGGGAATAGTCTTGGGGTTAGCGACTTCGGCGAAGTATAACGGGATTTTAGTCTATCCGGCGATGGTTGCGGCGTTGGGGTTGCGGCGAGAAAAGCTAGGGGGATGGAGATGGGTGCGGGATAGTTTAATTGTACTGGGAATGAGCGCGATCGCCTTTTCGCTAACCAATCCATTCATTTGGCTAGACTCCCAAAGTTTTACAAGTTTTCAAGACGCTATTGCGTTTGAAGCCAATCACGCCCAAACGGGTCATTATGGGTATGAGACGGATAATGGCTGGCTATTCCATCTGCGCCATTCTCTCTATTATGGGTATGGCTTATTACCTCTAATCCTAGCCGGTATCGGTTTGATAGCGTTACTGAAAAACCGGGCTATTCCCCATTTCCAAAAGTTGCCAATTCTGGGGTTTCTGATTTTATTTTACGCTCTAATTGGCGGCTCGACGCTAGCCTTTGGGCGCTATATGTTACCGATGCTTCCCGGTTTGGCGGTTCTCACGGCGATAGGAGTGAGTGCGATCGCCCAAAGCTGGCAAGCTCAGTTTAAAATTAAAACTCAGATCGCCTCTGGGGCGATCGCGCTTTTGCTGTTAGCGCCTCAAACTGCAAACGCCGTCTTACACAATCAGATTATCGCCCAAACCGATACCCGCACGCAACTGAGCCGCTTGCTAGAAGATGAGGTTTGGCAACAAACGCCGATAAATGTCTATAGTGGGGGTTATACGCGCCAAAACTTATTGCGATCGCACTTACCCATCGATCGCTATCTGACCCATCGATCGCAAAACCCAGAGTATTATCAAACAGGGTTCGCTCAATTGCAAGCCCAACAAGCCAGCCTCGACTGGATGGTTTTTGATAGTTTCTCCCACGATCGAATGCTGTACAGTTCTCCTCCTCTTAGTGTACCCTTTCCCTTCAATCCAGAGGTACCGGGAGGGGTTGTCCAAATTTCTCCTTATCAACGGGATAAAGCCGAAATTCCCTTTTCTCCAGAATCGCTTTATGGCCCCTATCTTCCCGATCTAGCCTATCGCAAGCAACCCGGCCCTTTAATTGAAATCTATAGTACCAGGGAAGCGCAAATTCAACAAATTCTCGACGCCTGTCAGCGCCAAAATATCCCTTGTCAAAGCCAAGTTGGAAATCGGGGCTATTATTGGCAAATGTTACAATAA